A region of bacterium DNA encodes the following proteins:
- a CDS encoding FAD-dependent thymidylate synthase, producing MSARVRLVEHSRQSYDFMVAAARTCYSARGIVAPEQVAAGPPGAPAADRHVARDRLARSIFEAGHHTTLQHGQVQFALEGVSRLFIWSFLHAHPFYNSEQVSQRYVPVAPAHHYRPALVGAAAAIYDAQMARASAAYRELAALLEPRCRELYLERFPARRRSPRLETDPDKLALEAARYVLPLATTAYLYHTVSVLTLFRYWRLAEQRDAPAETRAVIGAMVEALLAAVPDYAKLIEEPIPLDETPEAAFFAGREPPPGECAAFRAAFDADLAGHASRLVAASEPAEALVAAAVRETLGLPAAALGDEEAIALCLDPARNRLWGETLNLATLDRLARPLHHVHYSFRRRISHTADSQDQRHRMTPASRPSLLSQENGEPDYILPSLVARVPAAARLYHETMARNWEAIARFRAAGGSAEDALYLLPNAKCLRYTESADLLNFHHKAAMRLCYNAQEEIWRLTLEEALQIRDRHPRLGRYLLPPCGLRQLAGSHPLCPEGDRYCGVPVWRLDPADYERSL from the coding sequence ATGAGTGCCAGGGTCCGCCTCGTCGAGCACAGCCGGCAGTCCTACGATTTCATGGTCGCCGCGGCGCGCACCTGCTACTCGGCGCGGGGCATCGTCGCGCCGGAACAGGTTGCGGCCGGGCCCCCCGGAGCGCCGGCCGCCGACCGCCATGTCGCTCGCGACCGCCTCGCGCGCAGCATCTTCGAGGCGGGCCACCACACGACGCTCCAGCACGGCCAGGTCCAGTTCGCCCTCGAGGGCGTCAGCCGGCTCTTCATCTGGAGCTTCCTGCACGCGCACCCCTTCTACAACTCGGAGCAGGTGAGCCAGCGCTACGTGCCGGTGGCGCCCGCCCACCACTACCGCCCCGCGCTCGTGGGCGCCGCGGCCGCGATCTACGACGCGCAGATGGCGCGCGCGAGCGCCGCCTACCGGGAGCTGGCGGCTCTGCTCGAACCCCGCTGCCGCGAGCTCTACCTCGAGCGCTTCCCGGCGAGACGCCGCAGCCCTCGCCTGGAGACGGACCCGGACAAGCTGGCCCTCGAGGCGGCCCGCTACGTGCTGCCGCTGGCAACGACCGCCTACCTCTATCACACCGTCAGCGTCCTCACCCTCTTCCGCTACTGGCGCCTCGCCGAGCAGCGCGATGCGCCGGCCGAGACGCGCGCCGTGATCGGCGCCATGGTCGAGGCGCTGCTCGCCGCCGTGCCGGACTACGCCAAGCTGATCGAGGAGCCGATCCCGCTCGACGAGACCCCCGAGGCCGCGTTCTTCGCCGGGCGGGAGCCGCCGCCCGGTGAGTGCGCCGCCTTCCGGGCTGCATTCGACGCCGACCTGGCGGGCCACGCGAGCCGGCTCGTCGCGGCGAGCGAGCCCGCGGAGGCCCTGGTCGCCGCCGCCGTGCGCGAGACGCTCGGGCTGCCCGCCGCGGCACTCGGCGACGAGGAGGCGATCGCGCTCTGCCTCGATCCGGCCCGCAATCGCCTCTGGGGCGAGACGCTCAATCTCGCCACCCTCGATCGCCTCGCGCGCCCGCTCCACCACGTTCACTACAGCTTCCGCCGGCGCATCAGCCACACGGCCGACAGCCAGGACCAGCGTCACCGGATGACGCCGGCCAGCCGGCCCTCGTTGCTCAGCCAGGAGAACGGCGAGCCCGACTACATCCTGCCCTCGCTCGTCGCCCGGGTTCCGGCCGCCGCGCGGCTCTACCACGAGACGATGGCCCGCAACTGGGAGGCGATCGCCCGCTTCCGCGCCGCCGGCGGCAGCGCCGAGGACGCGCTCTACCTGCTGCCCAACGCGAAGTGCCTGCGCTACACCGAGAGCGCCGACCTGCTCAACTTCCACCACAAGGCGGCGATGCGCCTGTGCTACAACGCTCAGGAGGAGATCTGGCGCCTCACTCTCGAGGAAGCGCTGCAGATCCGCGATCGGCATCCGCGGCTCGGCCGCTATCTCCTGCCGCCCTGCGGGCTGCGGCAGCTGGCCGGAAGCCATCCCCTCTGTCCCGAGGGCGATCGCTACTGCGGCGTTCCGGTCTGGCGCCTCGACCCGGCGGACTACGAGCGGAGCCTCTGA
- a CDS encoding (Fe-S)-binding protein translates to MWPGRSIPKGGSLPGGGSLAEFSRPFDRLECVNCGLCLEVCPTYELGREEAEGPRGRIRLMELLSRDEERDAPWHRHLEQCVGCLACQARCPAGVPYAAMFDRAQARLVELRGGLPPLMRWALSSLVARPERLRRLRAPLRIFIWLRLPRLLAGLAPLPGLGWLRGLAWLPRRLARPGAVPPPRAGAPQLFFPGCVEGLLFPATEGALLRLLHAAGGYALPAGATCCGALARHLGDLETSLAQARQNIAACEAAGAGALIVSGAAGCGAALKEYGAWLAADPEWAERAARFSARVRDWSEALTPALFADSHPPATRRVTYDDACHALHAQGIAQGPRELIDSLPGLLRIELPHAERCCGAGGSYFLRQPTLSRALMAGKLADLASTGADTLLSANPGCRLQWEAALAEAGESVAVRHPAELLAEALPAEGTQRLRS, encoded by the coding sequence GTGTGGCCCGGGCGCTCGATCCCGAAGGGCGGCTCGCTCCCGGGAGGTGGCTCTTTGGCTGAGTTCAGCCGGCCCTTCGACCGCCTCGAGTGCGTCAACTGCGGCCTCTGCCTCGAAGTCTGTCCGACCTACGAGCTGGGGCGTGAGGAGGCGGAAGGGCCGCGCGGCCGCATCCGGCTGATGGAGCTGCTCAGCCGCGACGAGGAGCGCGACGCGCCCTGGCATCGACACCTCGAGCAGTGTGTCGGCTGCCTCGCCTGCCAGGCGCGCTGCCCGGCCGGCGTGCCCTATGCCGCCATGTTCGATCGCGCGCAGGCACGGCTCGTCGAGTTGCGCGGCGGTCTGCCGCCGCTCATGCGCTGGGCGCTGAGCAGCCTCGTGGCCCGTCCCGAGCGCCTGCGCCGGCTCCGCGCCCCGCTGCGGATCTTCATCTGGCTGCGGCTGCCACGGCTGCTTGCGGGGCTGGCGCCGCTGCCGGGCCTCGGCTGGCTGCGCGGACTCGCCTGGCTGCCGCGCCGTCTGGCGCGCCCCGGCGCCGTGCCGCCGCCGCGCGCGGGGGCACCCCAACTCTTCTTCCCGGGCTGCGTGGAGGGCTTGCTCTTTCCGGCGACCGAAGGCGCGTTGCTGCGTCTGCTCCACGCGGCCGGCGGCTACGCGCTGCCGGCCGGGGCGACTTGCTGCGGCGCGCTCGCTCGCCACCTCGGCGATCTCGAGACCTCGCTCGCGCAGGCGCGCCAGAACATCGCCGCCTGCGAGGCCGCCGGCGCCGGGGCCCTGATCGTGAGCGGCGCCGCCGGCTGCGGCGCTGCGCTGAAGGAGTACGGCGCCTGGCTCGCCGCCGACCCCGAGTGGGCGGAGCGCGCGGCGCGCTTCAGCGCGCGCGTGCGGGACTGGAGCGAGGCGCTGACCCCGGCGCTCTTCGCTGACAGCCATCCGCCAGCGACCCGGCGCGTCACCTACGATGACGCCTGCCACGCCCTCCACGCGCAGGGCATCGCCCAGGGGCCGCGCGAACTGATCGACAGCCTGCCCGGCCTGCTGCGCATCGAGCTGCCCCACGCCGAGCGCTGCTGCGGGGCAGGCGGCAGCTACTTCCTGCGTCAGCCCACGCTGTCACGGGCGCTCATGGCCGGCAAGCTCGCCGATCTCGCGAGCACGGGCGCCGACACCCTGCTGAGCGCGAATCCCGGTTGCCGTCTGCAGTGGGAGGCCGCTCTCGCCGAGGCGGGCGAGTCGGTCGCGGTGCGCCATCCGGCCGAGCTGCTGGCGGAAGCGCTGCCCGCCGAGGGCACTCAGAGGCTCCGCTCGTAG